Proteins from a single region of Flavobacteriales bacterium:
- a CDS encoding oxidoreductase — MENALGHPSLIIGTMRLGAWGKGFSTSECDRFIRGCLDLGLQVFDHADIYGDHTTEKDFGKVLLQDPGLR; from the coding sequence ATGGAAAATGCACTCGGTCACCCGTCACTGATCATCGGTACCATGCGCTTAGGTGCCTGGGGGAAAGGGTTCTCCACTTCTGAGTGCGATAGATTCATACGGGGATGTCTGGACCTCGGCCTTCAGGTATTCGACCATGCAGATATCTATGGGGACCATACTACGGAAAAGGATTTCGGCAAGGTTCTACTGCAAGACCCTGGCTTGAGA